Within the Mucilaginibacter sp. CSA2-8R genome, the region AACCTGGCCGAAATCGTGATTGAGCTGCGTAAAGAAGGCAAATTTGTAAAGCAGGAACGCGGTAACTTTAAACTGAAGGAAGAGATTGCCGATTTCCCGGTGTATGGTTTGGAGCATATTGAGGTGGGCGCGCTGGCGCAAATGCGTACTGCCGTGCAGCTGCCCATTGCGGTGGCTGGTGCCCTGATGCCCGATGCCCACCAAGGTTACGGCCTGCCTATTGGCGGCGTGCTGGCTACCAAGGCCAATACCATTATTCCGTTTGCGGTTGGGGTGGATATTGCCTGCCGGATGTGCCTGAGTATATTTGAAATGCCTGCTACTACCATCGACGATAAAACCGACCACCTGAAAAGCCTGCTGCTCAAAAACACCAACTTCGGCATCGGCGGCACCACCAAATCTTACTTTGATACTTCGCTGTTTGACAGCAAGATATGGAACGAAACTAAAGTGATCCGCACACTTAAAGATAAGGCTTACGCCCAGTTGGGCACCAGCGGAACGGGCAACCACTTTGTGGAGTGGGGCGAACTGACCGTAGCCGATGATGCGCTCGACGGTGTACCGGCAGGTACTTATCTGGCGCTGTTGTCGCACTCGGGTTCGCGCGGGTTTGGCGGCAGCGTGGCCGACCATTACAGCAAGCTGGCCATGGTAAAAACCAAGCTTCCGGCCGAGGCTAAACACCTGGCCTGGCTTGACCTGGATACCGAAGACGGGCAGGAATACTGGATTGCCATGAACCTGGCCGGCGACTATGCCAGCGCCAACCATCACGAAATACACAACAAAATTGCCCGCGACCTCAACCTGCAGCCCCTGTTGCGGATTGAGAACCACCACAACTTTGCATGGAAAGAGCAATTGGCCGACGGCACCGAGGTGATGGTACACCGCAAGGGCGCTACACCGGCCGGCGCAGGTGTGCTGGGCATTATTCCGGGCAGCATGAGCACGCCGGGCTTTGTGGTACGGGGCAAGGGCAATGCTGAAAGCATTAACTCGGCCAGCCACGGTGCGGGCAGGTTGATGAGCCGGAGCGCGGCCTTTAAAACCATTCAGCGCGATTTGGTAACGGCCGAACTGCACGACAAAAAAATCACGCTCATCGGTTCTGACCTGGACGAAGCGCCCATGGTGTACAAAGACATCCACGCAGTAATGGCCGCCCAACACGACCTGGTAGACGTACTGGCGAAGTTTCAGCCGAGGATTGTGCGGATGGCGGATGCGAGGGAAAGGCCGGAGGATTAAACACGGAGGTAATAGTACTCAGCGTAAAATTTTGCGCGCAAAGCACTACTGTCAAACCATTGACACCACATTTTAATTTTAAACAATGTAATATTGTAGAAAAAAACTTAAATGCGGGATTTTGATATCAGAAGCACGTTAAAACAAACGAAGTTAATTCATTTTTTTAATGACGGAAGTTCTAAAATTGTAGATGAATTTACATTTCCTTCTACTAATTCAAGAATAGACATTGCTGTAATTAATTGCGAATTACATGGATACGAAATTAAGAGTTCGAGAGATACCCTACAACGACTTCCAAATCAATTAATTGGTTACGAAAAGGTTCTTGATTATTTGCATGTTGTTGCTGAACCAAAACATATAGTACACATTGAAAAAATCTTACCTGATTGGGTTGGGCTTACTGTATGTCAAGAGGTCAATAGTAATGTAGAATTGTTAGACATAAAACTTAGTAATAAAAACCCTCACAAAGAAGCATTTCATATCGCAAAATTGTTATGGAGAGATGAAATTATTGATATTTTAAACGCAAATAATATAAAATTTCGAAAAAAAGATAGAAATTGGCTACTGTGTGAAGTATTAGCAGCCAACTTAGAACTTGATTTTATCTCTAAAGAAGTTAGAAATAAAATCAAGTTAAGAGATAGTTGGAA harbors:
- a CDS encoding sce7726 family protein — translated: MRDFDIRSTLKQTKLIHFFNDGSSKIVDEFTFPSTNSRIDIAVINCELHGYEIKSSRDTLQRLPNQLIGYEKVLDYLHVVAEPKHIVHIEKILPDWVGLTVCQEVNSNVELLDIKLSNKNPHKEAFHIAKLLWRDEIIDILNANNIKFRKKDRNWLLCEVLAANLELDFISKEVRNKIKLRDSWKLGKQVY
- a CDS encoding RtcB family protein; the encoded protein is MEKEKISNNELKALGINDNQILESFSRVANGLLKHHVMGRAEILANLEALIADPMPYALKKGGKFKNLAEIVIELRKEGKFVKQERGNFKLKEEIADFPVYGLEHIEVGALAQMRTAVQLPIAVAGALMPDAHQGYGLPIGGVLATKANTIIPFAVGVDIACRMCLSIFEMPATTIDDKTDHLKSLLLKNTNFGIGGTTKSYFDTSLFDSKIWNETKVIRTLKDKAYAQLGTSGTGNHFVEWGELTVADDALDGVPAGTYLALLSHSGSRGFGGSVADHYSKLAMVKTKLPAEAKHLAWLDLDTEDGQEYWIAMNLAGDYASANHHEIHNKIARDLNLQPLLRIENHHNFAWKEQLADGTEVMVHRKGATPAGAGVLGIIPGSMSTPGFVVRGKGNAESINSASHGAGRLMSRSAAFKTIQRDLVTAELHDKKITLIGSDLDEAPMVYKDIHAVMAAQHDLVDVLAKFQPRIVRMADARERPED